One Streptomyces lincolnensis genomic region harbors:
- a CDS encoding LLM class F420-dependent oxidoreductase, with protein MRISVTIFLTDETITPTRLARELEERGFAGLYLPEHTHIPVERTSPYPAGGDLPPEYGRTLDPFVALGQAAAVTERLGLGTGITLVAQHDPIDLAKQVATLDHLSGGRFTLGLGFGWNVEEAADHGVQWRTRRELVRDRMALMRALWTEEPTAYDGEFGSVRASDAYPKPAQKPRGPVVGPRTLIGGAAGPKLFAHISEYADGWLPIGGRGLSESLPVLRGVWADAGRDAAALQIVPYAVHPSPGKLAYYADLGIEEVVVQLPPAGEAEVLRVLDECAAYV; from the coding sequence ATGCGCATCTCCGTGACGATCTTCCTCACCGACGAGACGATCACCCCGACCCGGCTCGCCCGTGAGCTGGAGGAACGCGGGTTCGCCGGTCTCTATCTGCCCGAGCACACGCACATCCCGGTCGAGCGGACCAGCCCGTACCCGGCGGGCGGCGACCTGCCGCCCGAGTACGGCCGTACCCTCGACCCCTTCGTGGCGCTCGGCCAGGCCGCCGCGGTCACCGAGCGGCTCGGCCTCGGCACGGGTATCACGCTCGTCGCCCAGCACGACCCGATCGACCTCGCCAAGCAGGTCGCGACGCTGGACCACCTCAGCGGCGGCCGCTTCACGCTCGGCCTCGGCTTCGGCTGGAACGTGGAGGAGGCCGCCGACCACGGCGTTCAGTGGCGCACCCGGCGCGAGCTCGTGCGGGACCGGATGGCGCTGATGCGGGCCCTGTGGACGGAGGAACCCACCGCCTACGACGGGGAGTTCGGGAGCGTACGGGCCAGCGACGCCTACCCCAAGCCCGCACAGAAGCCGCGGGGTCCGGTCGTCGGGCCGCGGACGCTGATCGGCGGGGCCGCGGGTCCGAAGCTGTTCGCGCACATCAGCGAGTACGCCGACGGGTGGCTGCCCATCGGGGGGCGCGGCCTGTCCGAGTCGCTGCCGGTGCTGCGGGGCGTGTGGGCCGACGCGGGGCGGGATGCGGCGGCCCTCCAGATCGTGCCGTACGCGGTTCATCCGTCGCCGGGCAAGCTGGCGTACTACGCCGACCTGGGCATCGAGGAGGTCGTGGTGCAGTTGCCTCCGGCGGGGGAGGCGGAGGTGCTGCGGGTGTTGGACGAGTGCGCGGCGTACGTGTAG
- a CDS encoding protease inhibitor I42 family protein codes for MRTPTAVRRPAVVAALALALTACGSSDSGSGSTTYGTQDRAITVDAGEDFTLEVPASSAMGENWYLADPKPDPAVLDDGGKREDTDAGDDGMEYFDFTGVKAGKATVKLLHCPNGFCHGADDVDAATASPAPSGAPAASPVPTATGAPDDRVEYFVYEITVR; via the coding sequence TTGCGTACTCCCACCGCGGTTCGCCGACCGGCCGTCGTGGCCGCACTGGCCCTCGCCCTGACGGCCTGCGGATCCTCCGACTCCGGTTCCGGCTCCACGACCTACGGCACCCAGGACCGGGCCATCACGGTCGACGCCGGCGAGGACTTCACCCTTGAGGTCCCGGCCAGCTCGGCCATGGGCGAGAACTGGTACCTCGCCGACCCGAAGCCGGACCCGGCCGTCCTCGACGACGGCGGCAAGCGGGAGGACACCGACGCCGGCGACGACGGCATGGAGTACTTCGACTTCACCGGGGTGAAGGCGGGCAAGGCCACCGTGAAGCTGCTCCACTGCCCCAACGGCTTCTGCCACGGCGCCGACGACGTGGACGCGGCCACCGCCTCGCCCGCCCCCAGCGGCGCCCCCGCCGCGAGCCCCGTCCCGACGGCCACCGGCGCACCGGACGACCGCGTGGAGTACTTCGTGTACGAGATCACCGTCCGCTGA
- a CDS encoding peptidoglycan-binding protein yields MTESTTGRRAKLTGLCESIPKADSKNALLDLIDQALGVAAPEGDPVTLESLGKRYREQVDDAGNLYDRVDRVATRGISDVWVGDTSVLAQDAVSAAARAVLQLTEAFQGGARALTVLADAVKDAQKQDGDGRTKLNDARSRLGGRDGFFDDMHEDDGEENDRLTARFIAADGVDLMHKAAVAADDAARAAARDLNKWAAEARAGKLKTDDLTAVDRLMLADTSNVGGDPELNEILTANDLERAGQRMESLPPGERARMERLLADAATPQERAYLMKALAAGYSVKEVEEFGGKIHGRDEEWLREHLAPVTTNSGTGQERQTYGDENWSQDGATCVPSSTVTARAMVDPVYALELTGGPDGTDDSPDAFRERLTDEQMRMHEEGDGSNEGWLWDRKPAGMDSEGQVEISDKELSPHTGDSYDSQDMDGADDRRDVLTDIEKSVAEGKPVPINVEGKDENGDWVGHGMMIVGQEGNMLQVYNPWGTTTWVSEEDFVKGDLSAASDDRFDNVNRVYIEQD; encoded by the coding sequence ATGACGGAGTCCACGACCGGGCGTCGTGCGAAGCTGACCGGCCTGTGCGAGAGCATCCCCAAGGCCGACAGCAAGAACGCGTTGCTGGATCTGATCGACCAGGCCCTCGGTGTGGCCGCGCCCGAGGGGGATCCGGTCACGCTGGAATCGCTCGGGAAGCGGTACCGCGAGCAGGTCGACGACGCCGGGAACCTGTACGACCGGGTGGATCGCGTCGCCACCCGGGGGATCTCGGACGTGTGGGTCGGCGACACCAGCGTGCTGGCGCAGGACGCCGTGTCCGCGGCCGCCCGTGCCGTGCTTCAGCTCACCGAGGCCTTCCAGGGCGGCGCCCGCGCGCTCACCGTGCTGGCGGACGCCGTCAAGGACGCGCAGAAGCAGGACGGCGACGGTCGTACGAAGCTGAACGACGCCAGGAGCCGGCTCGGTGGGCGGGACGGGTTCTTCGACGACATGCACGAGGACGACGGCGAGGAGAACGACCGGCTGACGGCCCGGTTCATCGCCGCCGACGGCGTCGACCTGATGCACAAGGCGGCCGTCGCCGCCGACGACGCGGCCCGTGCCGCCGCCCGCGACCTCAACAAGTGGGCCGCCGAGGCCCGCGCCGGGAAGCTGAAGACCGACGACCTCACGGCCGTGGACCGGCTCATGCTCGCCGACACCAGCAACGTCGGCGGCGACCCCGAGCTGAACGAGATCCTCACCGCCAACGACCTCGAACGCGCCGGACAGCGCATGGAGAGCCTGCCGCCGGGCGAACGCGCCCGGATGGAGCGGCTGTTGGCCGACGCCGCGACCCCGCAGGAGCGGGCGTACCTGATGAAGGCGCTCGCCGCGGGGTACTCCGTGAAGGAGGTCGAGGAGTTCGGCGGGAAGATCCACGGCAGGGACGAGGAGTGGCTGCGCGAGCACCTGGCGCCGGTCACCACCAACTCCGGTACGGGACAGGAACGGCAGACCTACGGCGACGAGAACTGGAGTCAGGACGGGGCCACTTGTGTGCCGTCCTCCACCGTCACCGCCCGCGCCATGGTCGACCCGGTGTACGCCCTCGAACTCACCGGCGGCCCCGACGGCACCGACGACTCCCCGGACGCCTTCCGTGAGCGGCTCACCGACGAGCAGATGCGGATGCACGAGGAGGGCGACGGTTCCAACGAGGGCTGGCTCTGGGACCGCAAGCCGGCCGGCATGGACTCCGAGGGGCAGGTGGAGATCTCCGACAAGGAGCTCAGCCCGCACACCGGCGACTCCTACGATTCGCAGGACATGGACGGCGCCGACGACCGCCGTGACGTCCTGACCGACATCGAGAAGTCCGTCGCCGAGGGCAAGCCCGTGCCCATCAACGTCGAGGGCAAGGACGAGAACGGCGACTGGGTCGGCCACGGCATGATGATCGTCGGCCAGGAGGGGAACATGCTCCAGGTCTACAACCCGTGGGGCACCACCACCTGGGTCAGCGAGGAGGACTTCGTCAAGGGCGACCTCAGCGCGGCCAGCGACGACCGCTTCGACAACGTCAACCGTGTCTACATCGAGCAGGACTGA
- a CDS encoding CehA/McbA family metallohydrolase, whose translation MCDDDARPESSLGRRTLFVTSAAAALTLGSVSFASADDAADAADGSQETRTLRGTLPTGSPDFVYVPVEVPAGVREIKVAYTYDRPAVPAGTAGNALDIGIFDERGTDLGGRGFRGWSGGARTEFFLRADDATPGYIPGPVREGTWHIALGPYTVAPQGLSYEITVTLTYGEPGRTVPPKYPPSRARGRGRAWYRGDCHLHSWYSDGRRTPAEIAALARAAGLDFINSSEHNTHAAHPHWADLAGDDLLIMLGEEITTRNGHVVALGTDPGTFVDWRYRARDNRFGRFARQIRRAGGLVVPAHPHATCIGCNWKFGFGEADAVEVWNGPYTPDDEVALADWDGMLVASVREGGGGRDWIPAMGSSDAHRDPDAVGSPQTVVLADDLTREAIQEGIRAGRSYVAESKNVSVSFTATAGPGQHADIGGRLEVSPDTPVTVRAEVTGAPRCVVRFVTDQGVLFTGAPLPVAGAGVVEWRTTPSYAAYVRAELRHETAAGPLPGALAAFTNPIFLGRR comes from the coding sequence ATGTGTGACGACGACGCGAGACCTGAATCGAGCCTGGGAAGACGCACACTGTTCGTGACGAGTGCCGCCGCCGCGCTTACGTTGGGAAGCGTGAGCTTCGCTTCAGCGGACGACGCGGCAGACGCGGCCGACGGGAGCCAGGAGACGAGGACGCTGCGGGGCACCCTGCCCACCGGCTCCCCCGACTTCGTGTACGTGCCCGTCGAGGTCCCCGCCGGTGTGCGGGAGATCAAGGTGGCGTACACCTACGACCGGCCTGCCGTCCCCGCGGGCACGGCGGGCAACGCCCTCGACATCGGCATCTTCGACGAGCGCGGCACCGACCTGGGCGGCCGGGGCTTCCGCGGCTGGTCCGGGGGCGCCCGCACCGAGTTCTTCCTGCGCGCCGACGACGCGACACCGGGCTACATCCCCGGCCCGGTGCGCGAGGGCACCTGGCACATCGCGCTCGGCCCCTACACCGTCGCCCCGCAGGGCCTGTCGTACGAGATCACGGTCACGCTCACCTACGGCGAGCCGGGCCGGACCGTACCCCCGAAGTACCCGCCGTCCCGGGCCAGGGGGCGGGGCCGGGCCTGGTACCGCGGCGACTGCCACCTGCACTCCTGGTACTCCGACGGCCGCCGCACCCCGGCGGAGATCGCGGCCCTCGCACGGGCGGCGGGCCTGGACTTCATCAACTCCTCGGAGCACAACACGCACGCGGCCCACCCGCACTGGGCGGACCTGGCCGGCGACGACCTGCTGATCATGCTCGGCGAGGAGATCACGACCCGCAACGGCCATGTGGTGGCCCTCGGCACCGACCCCGGCACCTTCGTCGACTGGCGCTACCGGGCCCGCGACAACCGCTTCGGCCGCTTCGCCCGCCAGATCCGCCGCGCCGGGGGCCTGGTCGTCCCGGCCCATCCGCACGCCACCTGTATCGGCTGCAACTGGAAGTTCGGCTTCGGTGAGGCGGACGCCGTCGAGGTGTGGAACGGGCCCTACACGCCCGACGACGAGGTGGCCCTCGCCGACTGGGACGGCATGCTCGTCGCGTCCGTGCGGGAGGGCGGCGGCGGCCGGGACTGGATCCCCGCGATGGGCAGCAGCGACGCCCACCGGGATCCGGACGCGGTCGGCTCCCCGCAGACGGTGGTGCTGGCCGACGACCTGACCCGCGAGGCGATCCAGGAGGGCATCCGGGCGGGCCGCTCGTACGTCGCCGAGTCCAAGAACGTCTCCGTGTCCTTCACCGCCACCGCCGGTCCCGGCCAACATGCCGACATCGGCGGCCGGTTGGAGGTCTCCCCCGACACCCCCGTGACCGTCCGCGCGGAGGTGACGGGCGCGCCGCGGTGCGTGGTGCGGTTCGTCACCGACCAGGGGGTGCTGTTCACCGGCGCGCCACTGCCGGTCGCGGGGGCGGGGGTCGTGGAGTGGCGTACGACGCCGTCCTACGCGGCTTATGTGCGCGCGGAGTTGCGGCACGAGACGGCGGCGGGGCCGTTGCCGGGGGCATTGGCGGCGTTCACGAACCCGATCTTCCTGGGGCGGCGGTGA